One window from the genome of Chloroflexota bacterium encodes:
- the queG gene encoding tRNA epoxyqueuosine(34) reductase QueG, with protein MVRDGFLPRVSPHRLGPLRRSPSPLGLRLSSLRQTQRRLSPIEGEGYWRQRELLRRSHDMSDSPATVSPRVASLTRQVKGLSKAAGFHLVGVTSAEDFPETEEVIAERVRAGLLDGLPWYNEARARRGCRPKELLPGARSIISLGLSYAVAPPGHPADGLLRGRIARYAWGRDYHKVIERRVKAFTKQLAELGAMESRFYVDYGPMPDRAVAQRAGLGWFGKNTNLLTSGLGSWVFLAEVITDLPLTPDRPLKKNCGKCIACIPACPTNAIIAPYVVDNRRCISYHTIENRGVIPRGMRPLMGDWVFGCDICQDVCPVNSRSRGEGDSEFAPKDADSAWPDLIEMLSLTEADFERRFRGSAVRRAKLSGLQRNVCIALGNLRDARAVPALVQALSHREALVRGHAAWALGRIGGRESRRALKEAAAREGEAWVREEIALAMGTSA; from the coding sequence ATGGTCAGGGATGGGTTCCTTCCTCGGGTCTCCCCTCATAGACTAGGGCCACTGAGAAGATCACCCTCTCCTCTCGGGCTACGCTTGAGTTCGCTTCGGCAGACTCAGCGCAGGCTCTCTCCCATCGAGGGAGAGGGGTACTGGCGTCAGCGTGAATTGCTGAGGCGGAGTCATGACATGAGCGATTCCCCGGCTACCGTTTCCCCACGTGTGGCGAGCCTGACACGCCAGGTGAAGGGGCTTTCCAAGGCGGCGGGCTTCCATCTCGTCGGCGTGACGTCCGCCGAGGACTTTCCCGAGACGGAGGAGGTCATCGCCGAGCGCGTCCGGGCCGGACTGTTGGACGGCCTGCCGTGGTACAACGAGGCGCGGGCTCGGCGCGGATGCAGGCCGAAGGAGCTGCTGCCTGGGGCGCGTTCCATCATCTCATTGGGCCTCAGCTACGCGGTCGCTCCGCCGGGCCATCCTGCGGACGGGCTTTTGCGCGGACGGATCGCGCGCTATGCGTGGGGGCGCGACTACCACAAAGTCATCGAGAGGCGCGTCAAGGCCTTCACGAAGCAGCTGGCCGAGCTTGGCGCGATGGAGAGCAGGTTCTACGTTGACTATGGGCCGATGCCCGACCGCGCCGTGGCCCAGCGGGCCGGGCTTGGATGGTTCGGAAAGAATACGAACCTCCTGACGAGCGGCCTTGGCTCGTGGGTCTTCCTTGCAGAGGTGATCACGGACCTTCCGCTGACGCCGGACAGGCCGCTGAAGAAGAACTGCGGCAAGTGCATCGCCTGTATCCCGGCCTGCCCCACCAACGCCATCATAGCTCCGTATGTTGTGGACAACCGCCGGTGCATCTCCTATCACACGATCGAGAATCGGGGCGTGATCCCCCGGGGAATGCGTCCGCTCATGGGCGATTGGGTCTTTGGCTGTGACATCTGCCAGGATGTCTGCCCGGTGAACAGTCGTTCCCGCGGTGAGGGCGATAGCGAATTCGCGCCGAAGGATGCTGATTCGGCGTGGCCGGACTTGATCGAGATGCTCTCTCTGACCGAGGCCGATTTCGAGCGGCGATTCAGGGGAAGCGCGGTCCGCCGGGCGAAGTTGAGCGGCCTGCAGCGCAACGTATGCATCGCCCTTGGGAATCTGCGCGATGCCAGGGCGGTCCCGGCGCTTGTCCAGGCACTGAGCCATCGCGAGGCGCTGGTGCGCGGACACGCCGCATGGGCGCTGGGGCGCATCGGCGGAAGGGAGTCCCGGAGGGCGCTGAAGGAGGCGGCGGCGCGAGAGGGTGAGGCCTGGGTGCGGGAAGAGATCGCCCTGGCGATGGGGACGTCCGCCTAG